The window TCCAACACTTTTTCGCACTTGCAAATGTTCCGCATTGATTCCTTCATACGAAATCGGCATCATAAATCCTGCAAAATTTACTATTTTAGCATCTAATTCTTTATGTTTATTGTAGAATGGTGTTTTTTCCATGATTTCTCCTTATGTTTGTTTTTTTGTTGAACTGCTTCGCAGTTCTTTTTTTGCATTTTCCTTTGCCTATGGACTTCGTCCATAACTAATAACATTTTACTGCTTCGCAGTATTTTGTTTCCTGTGTTCCTTTCTTTGGATTTTATTTTTCATCTGGATGTTTTTTCTCCTTGACAAATCTACGAAGTAAATTAATCTTAATATTTTACTGCTTCGCAGTAAGTTATTTCTTCTGTTCCTTTCTTTGGATTTTATTTTTTATCTAAATATTTTTTCTCCTTTATAAATCTACGAAGTAGATTAATTTTATTAACTATGGGTGAAACCCATAGAAATAAATGCTCACAAAACACAAAACTACGAAGTAG is drawn from Bacteroidota bacterium and contains these coding sequences:
- a CDS encoding glycine cleavage system aminomethyltransferase GcvT; translation: MEKTPFYNKHKELDAKIVNFAGFMMPISYEGINAEHLQVRKSVG